ACCGTGCTCGCCCCCAGCAGCGCCATGTCGACGTTGCCGGCGACGAGATCGGTGATCGGGCCCGACGCGCCCTTGTAGCCGACGATGGCGAGGCTGGGCATGTGCCCCGCCTGCAGCATGTAGCCTTGCAGGCGCCCTGCGTTCGATGCGGTGGCGAACGAGCACTTGTTCTCGGCGCAGTGCTTGAACAGCTGCGGGAAGTTTTGCGCCGTGATGCCCTTGCGGACCACCAGCGTGTTCGGCGATTCCGACATCTGCACCACGGGCTCGAGCCGCACCATCGGGTCCGCGCCCTTGAAGCCCGGCGTGAACTTGGTGAGCAGCAGGCCGTTCTGCTGCGTCAGCAAGGTCGAGCCATCGGGCTTGGCCTCCATGACGCGCCGCGTGCCGATCAGGCCGTCGGCGCCCGCCAGGTTCTCCACCGTGACCGGCTGGCGCCAGTACTGGCCCAGCCAGCTGGCTACGGCGCGCGTGGCGATGTCCGTGCCGCCCCCAGGGCTGTAGGGCACGACGATGGTGACCGGGCGGTCGGGTTTCCAGGCCGGCGCAGTCGCCTGCGCCAGGGCGGCCGGTAAGAGGAAAGCGGTTCCCACGAGCAGCGTGGCAGCAGCGAGCACTTGTCTTCTGGACATCGCGGAACTCCTTCAGTTGATCGCCGGATACTTCGCGAGCAGCGGCCCCAGGTAGGCGCGCTCGCGCGCGGCGATCGCCTCGAACTCCGCCGGCGAGTTGAAGACCGCCACGCCACCGGCGCGCTCGATGAAGCTGCGCAGCGCGGGGTCGCGGCCCGCCGCAGCCAGGGCCGCCTCGATGGCGGCGAGCGCCGGCGCCGGCACCTCCTTGTTCGTCATCAGCCCGTACCAGGATTCGCCGAAGACCTGGTAGCCGGACTCGGCCAGCGTGGGAAGGGCCGGCGCCTGCGGGAAGCGCTGGGCCGAACTGACGGCCAGCATCTTCATCTGCCCGGCCTCGACGAACTTCGCGCCCGAGGCCACCGAGATGATCGCCATGGACAGATGGCCGCCCAGCAGGTCGGTCGTCATCTGGCTGCCGCCCTTGTAGCTGACCTGCACGGTGTCCTTCAGGCCGGCAGTGTCGGCGAAGTGCGTCCCGATCAACTGCGCGTAGCGCGTGGCCGAGCCGATGCCGCAGGGATGCGCCTTGCAGTACTGCACGTAGTCGGCGAGGGTGCTGCCCGGGAATTTGGAAGACACCGCGAAGGACATCGGCGCCTTCTGGATCAGCGACAGCAGCTTCATCTCGCTCACCAGGTCGCGGCCGCCGGTCTCGGCCGGCTTCCACAGCAGCATGGTGCCCAGTTGCAGCACCAGCGTGTAGCCGTCGGCCGGACGCGCGAGCGCGCGCTCGGTGCCGATGATGCCGTCGGCGCCGGCGATGTTCTCCACGATCACGCTCTGGTTCCAGTGCTTCTGCAGGAACTGCGCGAGGACCCGCGCGACGGCATCGGTGCCGCCCCCGGCCGTGTAGGGAACGACGATGGTGACCGGGCGCGCCGGCCACGCCTGCAGCGCATAGGCCTGGCCCGTCGCGGCCACTGCGGCGAGCGCGAGGAAGAAGGTGCGCAGGTGCTTGTACGTCATGTTTGTCTCCTGCCTTGTCGTAGCGATCAGGCCGTGGCCGCGCGCAGCACCGCCGGCACCGTCATGCCGCACAGCGCGGCCTGGCGCTGCTCGTAGTCGAGGAACTCCTGCGTGATCGCGCTGCCGCGCAAGCCGCCCCGTACCGAGCCCGCTTCGACCGACTTGTAGCCTGGCAACCAGCCCGCGGGCAGCGCCTGCGCCTGCGGCAGGCTCAGCCAGAAGCGCACCAGGTGGCGGCGGCGCTGCGGTTCGGGCCAGTCCTCGAAGGCCGTGCGCGAATGCACGGTCAGGTGGTTGTTCAGCAGTTGCATGTCGCCGGGCTCGAGATCCATCGAGAAGCACAGGCGCGGGTCGCGCACGACCTCCTCGTACAGGTCGAGCGCCTCGCGCTGCACCGCGTCGAGCTGGCCGATGTGCTCGGCGAAATCGCGATGCGCGGCATCCACGTTCTTGCGGTTGTGGCGCGATGCGAAGACACCGTCGCGGAAGCCGAACACCGGGCACTGGAACCACTCGACATCGCCGGGGGCCTGGGCGCCCTGGAAGCTGTAGTGGAAGGGCTGCAGCAGCACCTCGAGCAGGTCGGGACGGCGGCGCTTGATCTCGTCGTGGATGGCCATCGAGCTGACGACGTAGCTCGAACCGCCCTTCATGGCCTTGTTGATGCACAGCAGGCCGACCAGGTCGCAGAAGTCGCAATGGAAGTCGAGCTCCGCGTTGGTGTTGTAGCCCCGTCCGCCGCGCACGCGGTAGGCGCCCTCCCCCAGCTCGTCCCGCACGTGCGAAAGGATGTTGCTCTGCTTGCCTTGGGTGCGCGCGACGCCGCTGTACAGGCCGATGCCCCAGATCACGAGTTCCGCATCCTCCTGCGACCAGCGGTGGACCGGCAGCCCCTTCAGCAGGCACAGGCCGTAGGCCGCCTGCGTGGCCGACACGGCCTGGCGGATGGCGGCGAGCGCGGCTTCACCCAGCGGAAAATCCTGCGGCCGCATCTGCAGCATGCCGAGGCCGCTGCGCCGGGCGTGCTGCAAGGCGGCTTCGATGCCGTCCACGGCCTGCGCCGGCAGCGGCTGGATCCACGACGCATCGCGCCGCAGGTCGTCGCTGGTCCAGGCATGGGGGGCTGCAAGTCGATTCATGGTGCTCGTCCCGGTTCCGCAAGGTTGATTAGCACAGGTAGACGCCTGGCCAGGACCAATGTAGCGAGGCGCCTGCGGGCCGGTAAGATGCACCAACGGTATAGGCGTCTACCAAAGGTCATCATGCGCGAAGCCCACCTGCGCGACTTCATTGCCGTGGCCGACACCGGCAGCGTGCGCGCGGCCGCGCGCAGGCTCAAGCTGACCCAGGGGGCGGTCAGCAAGAACCTGCAGGCGCTGGAGCGCGACTTCGGCGTGGCCTTGCTGCATCGGACCACGCGCGGCGTGGAGCCGACGGAAGCCGGCCGCGTGCTGCTGCGCCGCGCTCGCGCGGCCGACGGCGAGATGCGCAAGGCGCGCGAGGAGATCGACCTGCTGGTCGGGCAGGCGCCGGAGGCCGTGCACGTGGGGCTGTCCCCCACGGCGGAGGCGCTGCTGATGGCGCCCGCCATCCAGAAGTTCCGCAAGCAGTACCCCGAAACCGAGGTCGAAGTCAGTGGGGGCACCGTCCATGCCCTCATGGTGCGGCTGCGTGAAGGCGCGCTCGACGTCGCCGTGGCTTCGCTGGGCCAGGCCGCGGCCGATGCCGGCGTCGAGGCGGAGCGCCTCCTGAGCACGGATTTCGTGGTCGTGGCGCGCGACGGCCATCCGCTCGCCAAGGCCCGCGACATCTCCGAGCTGGCCGGTTGCGAATGGGTGCACGGCACCCGCCACGAATTCGGGCCGGCCCTCGTCGAGGCCTTCCGCAAAGCCAGGCTGCCGCCACCGCGCTTCGCGGTGCAGCGGGATTCCTTCAGTGCATTGCTCTTCCTGCTGATGCAGTCGGATTACCTGGCGCTGGCGACGGAGAAGGCGGTGGCGCCCTTCTGCCGCCCCGGCCTGCTGGCGCGCGTGAACCTGGCCACCAAGCCGGGGACGACGGTCCTGTCGCTGCTGACGCCGGCCAGCCGGCCCCTGACGCCGCAGGCGCAGGCCCTGGCCGACGAACTGCGCCGCGCCGCGCGGCGGCACCGGCGCTAGGGCGTTCGCGTGCGCCGCGCTAGGGCTCGATCGGCGCCACCAGGCTGGCGCCCGGCACGCGCACGCCGTTCGGGCGGCCACCCGCGGTCGCGCATTGGTAGTCCTGGGTCAGGAAAGCAGGCAGCGTGGGACCATCGTCACACGCCAGCCAGAGCCGCATCAGGTGGCGGCGCCGTTCGCGTTCCGGCCAGTCTTCGAAGGAGGTGCGCGAGTGCAGCGTGAAATGGTTGCACAGCACCTGGATGTCGCCGGGCTGGAAGGCCATGTCAAGATGCAGGCGAGGGTCCGCCGCGAGTGCATCGAGGTAGTCCATGGCCTCGACCTGCGCCGGCGCCAGGGCCGGCACGCCGGGCAATTTCTGGCCCTTGACGACGGCGGCGCGAACGTAGGTCGCGATCATGCGGCCTTCGCAAGGCACGAACGGGAACACGCGCGCATGCGCTTCGCGGCCCTCGGGGATTTCGTTCCAGCGCGTGAAGTAGACCGGCTCCATCAACGCGCGCGCGTGGTCGGGGCGCGCGCGCACCAGTTCGTTCCACAGCGTCGTCGAACTCACGACGGAGGACAAGCCGCCGCTGCGCGAGGCCTTCAGGCACAGCAGCAGCACGAGATCCGACATGTCCGAGTGGTAAGGCAGGCGCACGGTCGTCTGGTAGCCGCGCACATGCGGGTCCGCGTAGTCCAGCCCGAGATTCGCCACGTGGCCCAGCACGTGGCCTTTCGCGTTCTGCGAGACGCCTTCGCCCAGATACAGGCCGACGCCCCAGTACGCGATCGCGGATTGGCGCAACGTGTAGCGCTCCACCGGAATGCCACGGATCAGGAAGAAGCCGCGTCCGGCCAGCGTCTCGCGCCGCACCGCGGCGAGCACGGGCAGCAGGCGGTCCAGCGGGAAGTCTTCGCGCCGCAATTCGAGGATGTCGCGCCCGCTGGCTTCGGCGTGCCGCACGGCTGCGTCGATTTCGGCGATCTCGCCGGCGGCCAGGGTGTGGATCCAGTCATCGCGGGCCGCCATGTCGCGGCCGGTCCAGGCCTGCGCATTGTCGAAGGTAGGGAGGTCCATCGCTTGTCTTTCCTGGTTGCCGTCAATTCACGGGCTTGATGCCGCGCGCCTTGGCGATGCGTTCGTAACGGACGAATTCCGCCGCGAGAAAGCGGCCGAAGTCCTCGGACGTCGAATAGGCCGCCACGTTGCCCGCGGACTTCAGCTGCTGCTGCACGTCGGGCATCGCCAGCACTTCCTTGAGCGAGGCGCCCAGGCGCGCCACCACGGCGGGTGGCACGCCGGCCGGCGCGATCACGCCCCAGTACGAATCCAGCGCCACGTCCGGGATGCCGAGTTCGTCCAAGGTCGGGACATCGGGCACCGGGAAGAAGCGCTCCTTCGAGGCGACCGCGATCAGGCGGATGCGCCTGGCGTCCGCAAGCGGCTTCATCACGCCGTAAGTGTCCACGGTGAACGCGGTCTCGCCGGCGGCCGTGGCGGTGACGGAGGGACCGCTGCCCTTGTAGGGGACCGCTTGCGCATCGACCCCGGCCGCGGCCCGGAACAGTTCCCCGAACAGCAGCGTGGTGGTGCTGGAGACCGAGTAGTTGAGCTTGCCGGCCTTGCGCCGCGACAGGTCCGCCAGCTCCTTCACCGTCGCTGCCGGCACCTCCGAGTTCACTGCGACCAGCACGGGCGTGCTCGCGACCATGCCGACCGGCGTGAAGTCCTTCACCACGTCGTACGGAAGGTTCGCATAGAGCGCCTTGCTGGTGGCGAAGGACGGCGAGATGACGCCTAGCGTGTAGCCGTCCGGCGCGGCCCGCGCGAGCAGCGAGGTGCCGATCTGCGTGTCCGCGCCCGGCTTGTTGTCGATCATCACCGGCACCTTCCACAGCTCCGACAGGCGCTGGCCCAGCAGGCGCGCGACGATGTCGGAGCCGCCGCCCGGCGGGAAAGGCACGATCACGCGCACCGCCTTGTCGGGATAGCCCTCGGCGTGGGCGCAGAGGCCCGCGCAGAGCAGCAGCAGGCCGGCGAAGGCCACACGAAGGGAGGCTGCAGGTTTCATCGGGTCTCCTGGAACAGGCGCAGGCCAATTTAGCGAGCCGCCGCTACGGCGTCAATGGGAGTTCCAATATCAAGCATATGTGTTCGCATATGTGGAACACTCTTTGACAGCCCCGGATCGCGCCGATAGCATCCGGTGCCATGGCCCTCCATCAAGACCTTGCCAGGCTCGTCGTGCGGACGAACTTCGAATCGGTGCGCGAAGCAACGCGGCGCGCGCTGCTCGCGACCATCGTCGACAGCGTCGGCTGCGCCGCGGCGTCGGCCGCCGACGACTTCGCAGCGGACGCGGTCCGGGCCAGCACCGCCCTCGGCGGCAGCGGAGCTTGCAGCGTCATCGGACGCGCCGAACGGCTCTCGCCGGCCGGTGCGGCGATGCTCAACGGAACGCTGATCCATGGCTACGACTTCGACGACGCCCATCTGCCGTCGGTCGGGCATCTTTCGACCGCCGTCATCCCGGCGGCGCTCGCCGCGTCCGAACTGGTGAATGCGAACGGCCTCGCCTTCCTGGAGGCCGTGCTCGCCGGCGACGAGGTCGGCGGCCGCATCGGCTGGGCGGCCTGTGCGCCGGAATGGGGCGGCTCGGCGGTGCGAAGCCACGGCTTCTTCCCGACGGCCATCCTGGGCACCCTGGCAGCGGCGGCGGCCACCGCGAAACTGCTGCAGCTGGACGAAGCGCAATCCGCCCAAGCGCTGGCGATCGCGGCCAGCTATGCGGCCGGCCTGGCCGGCATCTCGCGCGGCGACAACTCCACCAAGCGCACGCAGGCCGGCTGGGCCGCGCAAGCCGGCCTGGCCGCGGCGCTGCTGGCGCGCGAAGGCTTCACGGGTCCGGACTCCGTCCTGGAGACGCGCCAGGGCTTCTTCGAAGCCTTCACCGGCAACAACTACCGTGCCGAAGCCTTGCAGCGCGCCGAGGGCCAGCCCTGGATCTGCGAGGAGATGTCCTTCAAGTACTACCCGCTCGAATACATCATCCACCCCCTGGTCGAACTGGCCAACCAGGCCCGGCCGGCGCTGGCGCAGCGGCTGGCCGCCATCGCGCGCATCGAATCCAGCGTCACGTCCCGCTTCGCCACGCTGTTCCAGCCGCAGGAGCTGAAGGCCTCGCCGCCGGATCGCTTCATGGCCCTCATCAGCGCGCCCTACTGCATCGCGCGGGCCCTGACCAAGGCAGGCACCGGGCACCTGTTCCTGCGCGACTTCCAGCAGGACTACGTGCTCGACGACGGCATCCGCGCACTCGCGCGCAAGGTGCAGTTCGTGCCCCGTCCGGAGATGGACGGCGTGTTCCCCCACCACGTGATGGGCGCGCTGCGCTTCCTGGACGCCGGTGGCTCGGTGCTCTGGGAAGGCCGCGTCGACGACGTGTACGGCAGCGTGCACAGGCCTTTGAGCGAGGCCCACCTGCTGGAGAAGTTCCATGCGAACTGCGCCGGCCTGGGCGCGCGCCGGTCCGAGGCGCTGCTCGAAGTGCTGCATGCCCTGCCCTCGGCCCGGGACGCCTCCTGGATCGCGCAGCTGCGCGGCGGCTGAGCCGCCGCTCAAGCCTTGTACGAGGCGTCGACGCGATCCTGCTCGCGCACGAAGGCGTCCCAGTTGCGCTGCGCGAGGTCCGGCCAGCGGGCGCTGTCCCTCACCGCGCCGACCTTCTCCGCCACGGCCGGCGGAACGGTGTGCAGCCGCGCGCCGCCGGACTGGGCCGCGATCTGCGCGGCGCACGCGCGCTCCAGGTAATAGAGCAGCGTGAAGGCATGGGCGACCGTGGGCCCGCAGGTCAGCAGCCCGTGGTTGCGCAGGATCATCGCGTCGTTGGCGCCGAGATCGCGCACCAGGCGTTGCTGCTCGTCGAGGTCCGTGGCCACGCCCTCGTACTCGTGGTAGGCCAGGTGGCCGTGGAACAGCATCGCGTGCTGCGAGGCCATCAGCAGCCCGTCTTCCTGCGCCGCCACGCCGATGCCGGCCGCCGTGTGGGTGTGCAGCACGCAGTGCACGTCCGGCCGGGCCCGGTGCAACGCGCTGTGGATGACGAAGCCGGCGCGGTTGATGCCGAGGCCGGTCGGGTCGTCCACCACCTCGCCGCCGACATCGACCTTGACCAGGTTGGACGCGCGCACCTCGTCGAAGGTGAGCCCGTATGGGTTGATCAGGAAGTGTTCGTCGGGCCCCGGCACGCGCACGGAGAAGTGCGTGGCCAGGTGGTCGGTGAAGCGCAGGCGAGCAGCGACGCGGTAGGCGGCTGCGAGCTCGATGCGGGCGCGGTGTTCTTCCTGGGTGGGGTCGTTCATGCTTGGACTTGTTGGCGCATCGTGACGAATTCTTCCGCCGCCGTCGGATGGATGCCGACCGTGCTGTCGAACAGTTCCTTGGTCGCCCCCGCCTTCATGGCGACGGCGAAGCCCTGCACGATCTCGCCGGCCTCGGCGCCGACCACGTGCAGGCCGACCACGCGGTCCGTTGCCGCGTCGACCAGCAGCTTCATCATGGTCTTCTCGGCGCTGCCCGAGAGCGTGTGCTTCAGCGCGCGGAAATCGCTGCGGAAGACGCGCACGTCACCGAAGCGCGAGCGCGCCTCGTGCTCGGAGTAACCGACGGTCGCCACGTTGGGATGGGTGAAGACTGCCGTGGGCACGTACTCGTAGGACATGCGGCGCCGACCCTGGCCGAACAGCGTGTCGACGACGACCATCGCCTCGCCGAGCGCCACCGGCGTGAGCTGCATGCGGTCGGTGACGTCGCCGACGGCGAAAATGTGCGGAACCGAAGTGCGCATCACGTCGTCGACCTCCAACGCGCCATTGGGCGTGGCCTTGAGCCCGGCGCGCTCCAGCCGCAGGCTGGCGGTGCGCGGCTTGCGCCCGGTGGCGGACAGCACGGCATCGGCCGTGACGAGCGCACCGTCGGCCAGCCGCAGCTGCAGCTCGCCCCTGGCGCGTTCGATCGACGCGACCTGGACGCCGAAGCGCTGGTCCACGCCTTGCGCGCGCATCTCCCGCGCCAGCACTTCGCGCACGTCCTCGTCGAAACCGCGCAGCACGCCGCCGGCCCGCACGAGCTGGGTGACCTCGCAGCCGAAGCCACGGAAGATCGACGCGAACTCGCAGGCGATGTAGCCGCCGCCGACTACCGCCAGCCGGCGCGGCAGCTGCGGCAGGTCGAACATGGCATCGGAGACGAGCGCATGTTCCTGTCCCGGGTAGGCGGGGACCTGCGCTTCGCTGCCGGTCGCAACGAGGATGTTCGAGGCGTGCAGCACCTGCTCGCCCTCGGCCGAGGCCACGCGCACGCTGTGCGGGTCCTCGAAGCTGGCCCAGCCCCGGACGATGTGCACGCCGGCGGCCAGCAGCATGCGTTCGTACACGCCGTTCAGGCGCGCGATCTCCGCTGCGCGCGCGGTCCGCAGTGCGTGCCAGTTGAAGGTGGCGCCGTCCACCCACCAGCCGAAGCCGCGGGCCTGCTCGAAATGCGAGGCGTACTCGGCGGCGTAGGCATACAGCTTCTTCGGGATGCAGCCGAGGTTGACGCAGGTGCCGCCCAGCGGCGCGCCTTCCACCAGCACGACGCGGGCGCCGGCTTGCGCCGCCATGCGCGCGGCGCGCACGCCGCCGCTGCCGCCACCGATGACGAGGAGGTCGAAGGAACCGGTCATGGCGCTGCTCCGCCTCAATTCGATTCGCGCACGGCGGCGGCCATCTTGGCCAGCTCGCCCTGGAAGAAGGCCTGCGACTGCGCCGGGCTGTCGGCAATGACGCTGAACCCGCTCTTGTCCAGGATCTCGCGCGACTTCGGGTCCTGCAGCACGGAGCGCAGGGCGGCGTTGATCTTCTCGACGACGGCCGGCGGCGTGCCGCGCCGCGTGAAGATCGCGTACCAGGCCGAGGCATCGACCTTGACGCCGAGCTCCGTGGCCGTGGGCACTTCGGGCAGCAGCGGCGAACGCCGGGACGCGAGCGCGGCGAGCCCCTTGATCTTTCCCGACGCCACGTTCGGCGCGCCGAGGAAGGAGGTGTCGACGATCAGGTTCACGTGGCCGCCCAGCGGTGCGTTCATCGAAGGCGCCGAGCCCTGGAAGGGGATGTGCGTGAGCTTCACGCCCGCGGCCTGCTCCACCAGCTTCATGCCCAGGTGGCCGGTGGATCCTTCGCCGGCCGTCCCGAAGCTGATGGCGCCGGGCCTGGCCTTGGCGGCGGCAAGCAGCTCGCCCAGCGTCCTGAAGCCGCTGGACGCGGACGCATAGATCACCATCTGCAGCTCGGCGACGGTGCAGACCGCCTCGAGGTCGGCTTCGGTGTCGTAGGGCAGGATGCCCTTCTTCATGGCTGCGTTGATCGCGAGCCCCGGCGAGGCGAGCAGCAGCGTGTAGCCGTCCGCAGGGCTCTTGGCCACGATGTCGGTGCCGATCACGGTGGCGGCGCCGGCGCGGTTGTCGACGACGACGGGCTGCTTCAGCCTTTCCGCCAGGCCATTGGCGAGCAGGCGGCCCACCACGTCGGACGTTCCGCCCGCCGGATAGGGAATGACGAAGCGGATCGGCTTGCTCGGGTACGTCTGGGCGATGGCCGGCAGGGCCAGGGCCAGCGCGCAGCCCAGCAGCGCGCGGCGGGCGATGTGCAATTGCTTCATGGGGCTCTCCTCGGCAGCCAGTGTTGTTCCATATATGGAAACACGTATTTCTCAAAATAGAATTTAAATCGGCATCCACGGGCCTGTCAACGGGGCCTGTCCGCAGTTGCCCGGTTGACCCGTCCGGGGCTGGCCGCTAGGATGACCAAATACGGAATTGCCGTTCTGCATTTTGGAATAACATGTCGGCACCAGCCCAACCCTTCACCACCGTCGACTGCGACCTCGCCGTGGCGCACTGGGGCGCCTACGAGATCAGCCGCGGCGGCCCCGCCCCCGCGCTGGCGCCCTGGCGCGAAGACCGCGATCCGTCGCCGATCGGCCTGTCCATGCTGGACGCCTACCGCTCGCCGCTGCGCATCCAGCGTCCGGCGGTGCGCAAGGGCTGGCTGGACGGCCGCCGGCGCAGCGGGCGCGGCGAAGAGCCCTTTGTGGAAGTCAGCTGGGAAACGGCGCTGGAGCTCGTCGCCGGCGAACTGCGCCGGGTCACCGCCGCGCACGGCAACCAGGCCATCTTCGGCGGCTCATACGGCTGGTCCAGCGCCGGGCGCTTCCACCACGCGCAGAGCCAGGTGCACCGCTTCCTCAACGCGCTGGGAGGCTACGTGCGGCACACGGATTCCTACAGCCTCGGGGCCGGCCGCGTCGTGACGCCGCACATCGTCGCCGACCTCGACGAGCTGAAGGACTCGCACACCAGCTGGGAAGTGCTGGCGCGCCATACGCGCCTGTTCGTCACCTTCGGCGGCGTCGTCACCAAGAACGCGCAGGTGAACGCCGGCGGCGCGATGACGCACTTCGCCCCGGGCGGGCTGGAGGCGCTGAGCGCCAACGGCTGCAAGTTCGTGCACATCGGCCCGGTGCGCGCGGACCTGCCGCTGCCCGACGCCAGCGTCGAATGGGTGCCGATCCGCCCGAACACGGACACGGCGGTGATGCTGGCACTGGCCCACGAGGTCCTGGTTCACAACCTGCAGGACGACGCCTTCCTGCAGAAGTACACCACCGGCCTCGAGAAGTGGAAGCCCTACGTGCTGGGGGCCAGCGACGGCGTGGCGAAGACCCCGGCCTGGGCCGAAGCCATTTCCGGCATGCCCGCGGCCCGCATCGCCAGCCTGGCGCGCGAGCTCGCCGCGACCCGCAGCCTGGTCAACGTGTCCTGGTCGCTGCAGCGCGCCGACCACGGCGAGCAGCCGTTCTGGGCCTGCATCGCGCTGGCGGCGCTGCTCGGCCAGGTCGGCCTGCCCGGCGGCGGCTTCGGCATCGGCTACGGCCCGGCCAACGTCATGGGCAGCCCCTACGAGAAGATTCCCGGACCCACGTTTTCGCAGGGCCGCAACGCAGTGAGTGCCTTCATCCCCTGCGCGCGCATCGCCGACCTGCTGCTGCACCCCAACGAGACCTTCGACTACAACGGCAGCCCGCGCGTCTATCCGGACATCCGGCTGGTGTACTGGGCCGGCGGCAACCCTTTCCACCACCACCAGGACCTGCACCGGCTGGTGCAGGCCTGGGCCAGGCCCGAGGTCGTGATCTGCCACGAACAGGTGTGGAACTTCCACGCCAAGATGGCCGACATCGTGCTGCCGGCGACCTCGACGCTGGAGCGCGACGACCTCGGCTTCTCCTCGCGTGAGTCGCTGCTGGTGGCCATGCGCAAGCTGGAGCAGGCTCCCGGCGAGGCGCGCGACGACTACGACATCTTCGCGGACCTGTCGCAGCGCCTGGGTGTCGCCGAGGTGTTCACGGAGGGCCGCACCTCGGCCCAATGGCTGCGGCAGATTTACGGCAGCTGGGCCGACAAGATGCGCGAGCGCGGCCAGGCGGTGCCGGACTACGACGCGTTCTGGCAGGCCGGCGCCGTGCGCCTGCCGCTGTCCACCAAGCCGGCCGTGATGCTGCACGAGTTCCGCGCCGACCCGCAGGCGCATCCCTTGAAGACGCCCAGCGGGCGCATCGAGTTGTTCAGCGAGCGCGTGGCCGCCTTCGGCTACGAGGACTGCCCCGGCTTCGCGAAGTGGTTCGAGCCGGCCGAGTGGCTGGGCGCCGCGAAGGCGAAGCAGTACCCGCTGCACATGCTGTCCGACCAGCCGCTGACCAAGCTGCACAGCCAGCTGGACTTCTCCTCGTACAGCAGGTCGAAGAAGATCGCCGGCCGCGAGCCGGTCGTGATCTCCACTGCCGACGCTGCGGCGCGCGGCATCGCCGACGGCGACATCGTGCGCGTGTTCAACGACCGCGGCTCCTGCCTGGCCGGC
The sequence above is a segment of the Ramlibacter agri genome. Coding sequences within it:
- the gorA gene encoding glutathione-disulfide reductase, giving the protein MTGSFDLLVIGGGSGGVRAARMAAQAGARVVLVEGAPLGGTCVNLGCIPKKLYAYAAEYASHFEQARGFGWWVDGATFNWHALRTARAAEIARLNGVYERMLLAAGVHIVRGWASFEDPHSVRVASAEGEQVLHASNILVATGSEAQVPAYPGQEHALVSDAMFDLPQLPRRLAVVGGGYIACEFASIFRGFGCEVTQLVRAGGVLRGFDEDVREVLAREMRAQGVDQRFGVQVASIERARGELQLRLADGALVTADAVLSATGRKPRTASLRLERAGLKATPNGALEVDDVMRTSVPHIFAVGDVTDRMQLTPVALGEAMVVVDTLFGQGRRRMSYEYVPTAVFTHPNVATVGYSEHEARSRFGDVRVFRSDFRALKHTLSGSAEKTMMKLLVDAATDRVVGLHVVGAEAGEIVQGFAVAMKAGATKELFDSTVGIHPTAAEEFVTMRQQVQA
- a CDS encoding tripartite tricarboxylate transporter substrate binding protein, with the translated sequence MKQLHIARRALLGCALALALPAIAQTYPSKPIRFVIPYPAGGTSDVVGRLLANGLAERLKQPVVVDNRAGAATVIGTDIVAKSPADGYTLLLASPGLAINAAMKKGILPYDTEADLEAVCTVAELQMVIYASASSGFRTLGELLAAAKARPGAISFGTAGEGSTGHLGMKLVEQAAGVKLTHIPFQGSAPSMNAPLGGHVNLIVDTSFLGAPNVASGKIKGLAALASRRSPLLPEVPTATELGVKVDASAWYAIFTRRGTPPAVVEKINAALRSVLQDPKSREILDKSGFSVIADSPAQSQAFFQGELAKMAAAVRESN
- a CDS encoding molybdopterin-dependent oxidoreductase codes for the protein MSAPAQPFTTVDCDLAVAHWGAYEISRGGPAPALAPWREDRDPSPIGLSMLDAYRSPLRIQRPAVRKGWLDGRRRSGRGEEPFVEVSWETALELVAGELRRVTAAHGNQAIFGGSYGWSSAGRFHHAQSQVHRFLNALGGYVRHTDSYSLGAGRVVTPHIVADLDELKDSHTSWEVLARHTRLFVTFGGVVTKNAQVNAGGAMTHFAPGGLEALSANGCKFVHIGPVRADLPLPDASVEWVPIRPNTDTAVMLALAHEVLVHNLQDDAFLQKYTTGLEKWKPYVLGASDGVAKTPAWAEAISGMPAARIASLARELAATRSLVNVSWSLQRADHGEQPFWACIALAALLGQVGLPGGGFGIGYGPANVMGSPYEKIPGPTFSQGRNAVSAFIPCARIADLLLHPNETFDYNGSPRVYPDIRLVYWAGGNPFHHHQDLHRLVQAWARPEVVICHEQVWNFHAKMADIVLPATSTLERDDLGFSSRESLLVAMRKLEQAPGEARDDYDIFADLSQRLGVAEVFTEGRTSAQWLRQIYGSWADKMRERGQAVPDYDAFWQAGAVRLPLSTKPAVMLHEFRADPQAHPLKTPSGRIELFSERVAAFGYEDCPGFAKWFEPAEWLGAAKAKQYPLHMLSDQPLTKLHSQLDFSSYSRSKKIAGREPVVISTADAAARGIADGDIVRVFNDRGSCLAGAVVSDGILAGVVKLSTGAWWDPERAGDASLPDRHGNPNTLTRDAGASRLSQGCSAQTCLVQVEKYRGAVPAMRAYEPPEFAQP